From a single Carassius carassius chromosome 8, fCarCar2.1, whole genome shotgun sequence genomic region:
- the hepacam2 gene encoding HEPACAM family member 2, which translates to MECVGVTMFLLMSTIFLIPGTDSTCTECVSLQSTQHGKVGDSMLLRVEAHFDVQSVTFQGSWYKIKPINTLLVTFDNINAIPNLRLTNRPAFNLPDVSLKFEHLDEDTQGEYELQINIVFPGTPSPVAVTKRVTVTVSVPVSIPIITKTPESELVEDRDNVTLNCSVEHGTNVQYKWLKNNMVVGPSERHTFSQDYGTLVINPVRKEDIGQYICEAQNHISSKLSKPAELIVFYGPYNLAVNSEQGQITEGVFMVNLKELVFFDCIADSNPPNTCVWISKTKNGTEVLMTGPRFEVKPYELPQGKEFLCRAFNNITKKQDETKFTLVMSRFDKENAKYSREGSALSPLTFITISSVVIIVCMMFVLLRKSCHPRRMIKTIYRRPMTEQRGLHRSGHEDATEDFGIYEFVSVPGKMDSTQASCRSLARLDSVKDLHTTIYDVIRHVPETPTLSLLK; encoded by the exons GTACGGACTCTACATGCACTGAATGTGTTTCACTGCAGTCCACACAGCATGGAAAAGTGGGGGACTCGATGCTCCTCCGAGTTGAGGCTCATTTTGATGTCCAGAGTGTGACGTTCCAGGGGTCCTGGTACAAGATTAAGCCTATTAACACTCTTTTGGTCACTTTCGACAACATCAATGCTATCCCAAATCTACGCCTAACGAACCGTCCGGCATTCAATTTGCCTGATGTCTCACTAAAATTTGAGCATCTGGACGAAGACACACAGGGGGAATATGAGCTGCAGATCAACATCGTCTTCCCAGGAACTCCCAGCCCAGTTGCTGTCACAAAAAGAGTGACAGTCACAGTCAGCG TGCCTGTGTCCATCCCCATTATTACTAAGACCCCAGAATCAGAACTGGTGGAAGACAGGGACAACGTGACGCTGAATTGTTCTGTTGAACATGGGACAAATGTTCAgtacaaatggctaaaaaacaaCATGGTGGTTGGTCCAAGTGAGCGGCATACATTCTCACAAGATTATGGGACACTTGTTATAAACCCTGTCAGGAAAGAAGACATTGGTCAATACATTTGTGAGGCCCAAAACCACATTAGCAGTAAGCTAAGCAAACCGGCTGAACTCATTGTGTTCT ATGGGCCTTATAACTTGGCAGTAAATTCTGAACAAGGTCAGATAACTGAAGGGGTGTTCATGGTGAACCTGAAGGAACTGGTCTTTTTTGATTGTATTGCGGACTCCAACCCTCCCAACACCTGCGTCTGGATCTCTAAGACAAAGAATGGCACAGAGGTTCTCATGACTGGACCACGGTTTGAAGTGAAGCCATATGAATTACCCCAGGGTAAAGAGTTCTTGTGCAGGGCATTCAACAATATAACTAAGAAGCAGGACGAGACCAAGTTCACACTGGTGATGTCCAGATTTGACAAAG AAAATGCTAAATATAGCCGCGAAGGAAGTGCGCTGTCTCCCTTGACTTTCATTACAATCTCTTCAGTCGTCATCATAGTGTGTATGATGTTTGTGCTCCTAAGGAAGAGCTGCCATCCAAGAAGAA TGATAAAGACTATCTACAGGCG GCCAATGACAGAGCAGAGAGGACTGCACCGCTCCG GTCATGAAGATGCAACTGAAGACTTTGGCATTTATGAATTTGTCTCTGTACCTGGGAAAATGGACTCAACacag GCATCCTGCAGGTCTTTGGCACGGCTCGATTCAGTCAAAGATTTGCATACCACCATCTATGATGTCATCAGACATGTGCCTGAAACTCCAACACTGAGTCTTTTGAAATGA